The following nucleotide sequence is from Schistocerca serialis cubense isolate TAMUIC-IGC-003099 chromosome 4, iqSchSeri2.2, whole genome shotgun sequence.
tactACTGACTGGTTTGTATATATAGTGTGGTATCTGATATCGTGAATCGTGGCAGAGTGCATGAAAATAAGAACAATAAAGACTGCATTGATCTAGACTccataagtaaaacaaaaaaaaaccttataTTTTCAAAACTTCAAAGAATGAATCCGTACAACTTATTCACATCAATCCTTATGCTGCTAACAGAGTACCTCTGGAGGTTATTTTTACACGTCGTAGGGACTCGAAATTTGCTCCTTGGCTCACACAGCAAACATTGAGATGATACTCTTCGCAAACCTTGTGCAAGAAGTCGGTGATGAGGGAATCTAGCGGAGCTGCGATTCGCTGCTGTAGCTGTGGTTTTTTGTTGTGGCCGAAGCTGGACAAAAGCTTCTGAcataatcccaaaagaaaatcacaacGGATTAAGTCTGCTGATCGCGGTGGCCTTATGCAACACACGTTACCACCAGTACCTGGACGGCCGAGCCATCGTCAAGCCAGATTTGTGATTAGCTGTTCCATCATAGCCAAATGGAACTGAGGGGGTGCAGCATTTTCCTGCAAGATGAAATTGTTAAAGTTTTCTTGCaactaaaacaaaaatcacaacggAAGTATGTCGTGGTAGCAAAAGTCTGACATTGTTTTTTCTGTGGATAAGTGGCGGCCGTAGATCTTTCCTTTAGACGCTGAATAGAACAGTTGATCTATGGCAGATCTCTTTCAAGTTCGAAGGAGAAATGGGAGTTTTCTGTTCCCCTAAAACGAGCACTGTGTCGATGTAACGTTGCTTCGTCACTAAAAATTGACGTGTTTGATGTGTCGTTATCATTGTCCATTCTTACCAACGTCTTGGAGGTGAAGAAGTTAGATAGTGCAGCATAATCTTCTGACTGTAAGCTGTAAGCTACACTGTTTCATGCTCAAAAGATTACGCATTACGGTCGTTTGTGTGATTTGAAGCTTACGACTTTCTCAGCGTGTTGATTTCTGTGGGATTCGCTGCAATGCTACTCAAAGCTGGATTAACATTCTGCTGTGGCACGGGAGGGCGGCTGAGACTTTTGCCTCTGCAAACTGCTTGTACCAGTCATAAATGGAGCCTATGCTGGGTGGCTCCTGGTGAAACTTCGTGTGAAATTATCTTTGGATAGCAATTACCGACTGCCTTTTTGCTAAGTTGAGAACACAAGAGTTCTTATGTTGTGGTACAGTTGCCGTTATCTACACGAGCACTCATTGACAATGCCAGCCTGCAACAAAAATtgcacccatatatatatatatatatatatatatatatatatatatatatatatatataataaaataaaaaaaataaaaacaattactcCATTACCACTTAAAGTTATGATGCGAATATGTTGTACCTTTTAGTTTGCACGaatttttgaaagtgttgtggcgaaTGACTATGTAGGAGCTCCCTTACTTTGACGGAACGTTCTTTAGTCTACCCAAGGCCTTACTTGACTCATGGAGTTTcacaatgtaaaagtaacttcagggaGATCCTACACAAAAAGGTACTTGAGCAGAATTACCTATCTATTCATCAATAAGACCGTAAATTCAAACAGAATCTAACTTCCTTCAGCTATAGAGATTGCCGAGGGCGAACTTGTATCTTACGATTACTGAGTAAAATCACAACTTTCTAAGAGCAACTTACTTGTACAGAATAAAGAAAGTGTCATTTAGGAAAATATAGCATCAGTCCTCTATCCATAATTGACAATAATCAATAGAAGCTTCCAATTCATTCATGTACCATCACCAGAGATCAGCATAGTTAGCCATCCATAACCGAGCTACAAAATTACTTCCAGCAGAAATTAAATTGCACGACACTGTAGCTTTCATAGTATATACACACAAGCGCCACTTAAAATCATTAACTAGCCTTTATAATCTGTCTTTACTTTTGCAAGTCACGTTCTATCTTGCTTGGCGTGGAACCTACAGATCATTATCGATTCACATAAGGATACgacagaacggaacttctttttttacatttttcataatCTTTTTATGTGTCAACGGATTCTTTGGCGGCTTCCTTCTTCTCACACGACTGTTGGATGCCCGCTGTTATTGATCAACTACTCGGATCACCGATCGTTCACCTGCAAAGGGGCCCCATAACTTCCACAAGACtattttcagtttctgttaatAACATGAAAATTGCCCGTTTCCTGATCTACGTAACTTCTCATTCTAATATACCTACACCCTGTGATCTCAGGGTTTTGTCGTTCAAGACTGTCGATATAAGCGTACCGTAACAGCGTAAAGTTATTTTGTGCTCATCCTGTGTACATGACCACCCGTGCTGCTGTGCGGGCCTAGATAGCCAGTTAATAGCACTGAACACATAACGCGAGCATCTAGACCTAAATGATGGTCCTATACATAGTGTTAACTTGTCTGGAACTGGTTACAGCGTATTCTCCGCCTCGGGGTGAAAGAAATGTTCTGCAAATAGCCTGATGATTACGGCTAGATTAGACTGTAATAGCATGCTTAGGAAACGGATCGTATCCTGGAATAATCAAGAGCAGCTTACGTACTGGATCACCCACGTATTTGTGTAACCTGTCACCGCATCAGTTATGCAAAAGCGGTTGCCGGCGCGCGGGCTACGCACGCAGCGCGGGAAGGGGCGGAAAGGTCGGAGGTGGCGGCCGGCCTCACGTGGTGGCCGTGTTTGCTAACACGCCGCCGCCCTGCCATTGGCCGGCGGTCGCGCATGCGCCGCACCACCCCGTGGAGGGCATAAAGGGGGTGCGCCGCGGCCGCAGCGCACAGTTAGCGACGCTCGCCAGACATGGACGCACAAGCAGTCGCCTCGTCTAACAGCGCACCCCTGCTGCTGCTCAGCGCCGGCCGGCCGCGCAGCGTGTCGCCCGTCTCGCCCACGCACGAACTCACCGATCTGCGCGGCGCGCGGTTGTTCCGCGCCATCGGCCGGCGTCTCGGCCGGTACCGCCAGCGGCGCCAGCAGCACCAGACAGCCGCGCAGCAGAAGAAGGCTAGGCTCGAAGGCGAGACCGACGAGGACTCTTCGTCCTCGACCGACTCCGACTCGCGGTCCTCCTCGTCCGGAGCCTGCTCCGGCAGTGGCAGCGGCTCTTCCGGCAAGGGAGACAGCGCTGCCGGTTCCTCTTCCGGCGCCAGCGGCAGTGGCAGCGACGACTCGGGCGTAGGCTTGAGTCCGCGCACCACAGGGCCGCCGAACGCCGGCGATGCCTGCGGCCGCTCCGGCGCGCACGCCTTCCGCAAGGTGTTCCAGTCGCTCAGCATCAACGCCCGCAGCCACAGCGCCAGCTGCGCCTCCAGCTCTTCGTCGCCCGCCACGCCGACGGGCCACGCCGGCCGCTCCAGCCGCCTCTCCgtggccgccgcagccgccgccgctctCTCCTCTTCCTCCTCGGGGGGAAGAAATGGCAGCGGAGGCAGCAACAAGAAGTCGCCGAAGCGCATTCTGCGCTCGCCCGTCGCCTACACGTACGTGCGCGGCCTGTCCGGGCTGCCGACACAGCGCGTGCCGCGCGACTACCCCTGCGTGCTGCTGCCGCAGCCGCCGTGCTGCAGCGGCAAGTACCCGACAGCACCCAGACACTTCGCCGGACACGGCCTCAATCGCTGAACGCCTTAGCTACCTCTCTATCGCTGCGCCAACGGCTGACTGCCGACGCGCCGACGCCTCCAGGAAGACTACTCGTGGTAAGTTTCACTGCACTGCCTACCTGTTAGGGGCTTAGCCCGTTGTAAGCAAATACACGCCAGTCTCCATCACTGTACGTGTCCACTTGCCTTGTGCTATTGTCGATTGGGTCTTTGcaaactttgccatataaattGCTTGACTAGAATTTGTTGCTCATGATACTGCAGTTCACATTGATACGCTGTTTGTAGTCACACAGTTTGTATTTGTTGCGATGATCAGAAATTTTTATATTACTAACAGTACTGCGATTGCTACATCGACTGACggtcgccacacacacacacacacacacacacacacacacacacacacacacacacacacacacatatatatatatatatatatatatatatatatgtggcagCATAGTCATTGGGATGTAGTGATCACAGTGCtgttaataaaataaaagtttcagTGTGATttcatcagatacaaaatgtttaactaCGAGTAGCTTGTCAATGTGAATTTCAGTATAATGATCAGCAAACTTTAGCAAGCATTTCATACATGATGATGGTGAATAAGGCATTGACACCGATCATATGTTAATAAAAATAGCGTGCGATCGAGACCGAAAACTTTTGTTATTACTGAAAAAAAATCTATATCTTTTACGTGACGCGTTGCCCTCAAACTGCTTCAGTTTGCACTAACTATTCATCATGTACAGGAAAATCATTCAGTTCTACCATTATCTGTCGGAGCATATTTACATGCAAAGCTTAAACATTAATATTTTCCGATTTCAGACATTGCTCAATTGTTCAGCCTAAGTATTGATATTTTTACAGTTTTGTCTAATCCGTTACCAAAGCTTGCTGATTCATAACTTCGACaaataatttctgtgttttcacTGTACATGTGTCTAGGCATAAACAACAGCAAAGTCTCACTGTAAAGGCTAGTTGTTTTACTGATCTTAACAATTGTAGCAACGTACATTGAGTTAGATTATAAAGGCCTGGCTTACTTTCCGAACTGATGTTATTTCGTATAGTTCGTCAGTTGTATGGTGACTTGAAGCGGTACTCTAATTATTCTTTTTTGTCTATCTACAGAGGCTGTCTCACATCTGTCGTGTTCGAGCGACCGCGCGGCAACACCGGTGCCCTCTACTCGCCACAGGGCGGCATTAACTCGTCGACCACAGCGCTACGCTGTTTGCTGTACGTTCATCAGACTGTCTTCGAGAGGCGCAGCTGTCCGCATTCAGAGAATGTATACGAAACTTCACACCTAGAAGACCCACACTACGTTATGTTAACGCATTGTATCCAGTGATAGCTCATTTTCTCTTTAAAAGTAATACACAGCCTGATAGATATTTTAGTACACATTCTATATTGATATGAATAGGGTATTATAAATTCTATACGCTCCTCACTCTTCTGAGAAGATTACTCAAAGATATTTTCGCAATTATCAAATGAAAATAACATACAGTGCTCTGATTTGTACACTACTTTAAACGTTGTGCCTAAAATACTTCGCGATATTTGCAAAGTAAATGCACTGTTCTAGTAGAACACGTCTTCTAATTTTTTACTCGAGTATTAGAAGAAAATAGGAGGAAGTGATCACATATCGTGGAAGAATTTCCAAGGTGAATTTAATGTATCGTTTTCACTTGTTACTCAAATGTATATCAAATTATTTTGTGTCAATTACTTAAAGTAGAAATCACAGTATTGTAACAATTGTCACTGGATGTAAACATGATACCTTCAACAACCATTTAGTGCCTTAAATGGAATAGGTACATCGTTCTCGGTATATGATGTCTCAGGACAATTTATAGCAGGAAGTATTTCTTCGATATTGAATTGTCTCTAAAATAACAACACCATGGAGTACATCTGAATATCCAAATAtattttatatgtttcatcgtcttaAATGTAATTTGGTTACACATATCTGAAAAAAATAGCCTCAGAAAGTAATGGCTGTTGCCTCAAAAAGAGCTAAGAGTAGATAAGATGATATGTGATACTGCTGTTGCAGATATTGTATCCAAAATATATCTATTATACGTAAACTGTATACATAAAACTTTAGAGGAGTTTGTAGCAAGCTCTATAAGCATGAAGCTGTGAATATTAGAACATCATAATACGCAATAAGTGATGATTCCCTGGTGTAGAAATTATATAGCAATTTCCAGTATTATAAACAGTATCGAACCTTTACTTgttaaacataagaaaaattttgtAATAACGTACACATATATATCCATTATTGTAAAACCAATTACATTACAAAAGGATACTTTTTGAATAAATGGAAAATTAGATAAATTGAAAATTCGTTTCTAATGATTGTTACCTTtgccatttaaaaaataattagtgcTACCAACAGTGGACACATTAAAGTATGTCAGTTAGAAACACGACTTACGATGTTCCTTCTTTGTGCAACTTTGTTGTGGAGTGCCTGTGGAATTTGTAAGATATTAATAAGTGTTCCAGTAATTACGCTGGGATGATACTGGCTGAGGCAATAATGAAATTATTTAAGCTTGTCTTCTTGTTTCTGCTTCTAACTCGTCTGAGACAGTTACCAATAACACACTTTTTGATGAAACCGCAGTTTAAGAAATTTCATTAGAGTCTCGTCTCTACGATATCTTTgggtataaaaaataaaataaaatgaaaagaaaaaaattaaaaccgaAATTTGATGGAATGTATGacacaatttcagtaaaattatgGAGAAATCGTTAAGAGCTTTGTAAAAAATTCTGTACTTTCAAGCTTGAGTATTACACATGCCGATTGCATTCTATCGTAGCTACAGAAAGGTTAGTAACATGTTTTTAAACGACAACCCTGCGTAATGAAAAATTAAGTCTTGGTTTGTGTATTATGTGAAATTTATCTGAAATACTTCTAAGATATTTTTAGTGTATTAACATGTGTAATCGTCATGGAGTTACGGCAGTAGTAATAACGACAATATTAAGCTGACCGTTCTTTCAAAGATTTGGCGCTATCTGCAACAGGTGGTCATAACGAAGGTAACGACTAACAAAAATGTAGTTTGTGGGAACATATGGCCTCAACAGAAAGAACTGTGAAATGAAACagagtccgagaatgttttacatagctCTCTGAACGA
It contains:
- the LOC126474547 gene encoding putative lysozyme-like protein, which codes for MDAQAVASSNSAPLLLLSAGRPRSVSPVSPTHELTDLRGARLFRAIGRRLGRYRQRRQQHQTAAQQKKARLEGETDEDSSSSTDSDSRSSSSGACSGSGSGSSGKGDSAAGSSSGASGSGSDDSGVGLSPRTTGPPNAGDACGRSGAHAFRKVFQSLSINARSHSASCASSSSSPATPTGHAGRSSRLSVAAAAAAALSSSSSGGRNGSGGSNKKSPKRILRSPVAYTYVRGLSGLPTQRVPRDYPCVLLPQPPCCSGKYPTAPRHFAGHGLNR